The following is a genomic window from Butyricimonas faecihominis.
AAATGGTTAGTATCTCTATCGACGATGATATGGAGGCATGGCAGAAAGCAGTAAAAGAGGAAGGTATGCCTTGGAATCAGGTTTGTGGAGCAAACGGGAAAGGTTATAAGAAAGAATGTATGGATTTGTTTGGTGTTAACGGTGTACCTTCATGCGTGTTGATTGATAAGGAAGGGCGAGTCATTAGCACAAATGCACGTGGGGGATGGTTGAACGAGAAGTTGGCGGCATTGTTTAAAGAATAAAAATTCGGTTTTATAAAATTTGTATTGTATGAAAAATGTATTGTTATTGTTCCTACTCGTGGTTGGTGTTGCCAGCCACGGGATGGGGAAGAACGTGCGGTTGCATGGTTCTTTGAAAGAGTTCGGGGCTAATGTGGTATCTATGGATTTTGATGGTGCTGCAGGTGAATTATCTAAGGAGTGGAGTCAAAAAATCACGGTGAATAAAGATGGTAGTTTTGATTTTTCTTTTGACTTGAAAAAGCCAGGATATTATTCGGTAGGACGGAACACGCTGTATTTGACTCCGGGGGATGATATGGAAGTGTATCTAGGAACGTCTCAACCACAAAGTTGGTTTAAGGGAAAAGGTGCGGGCGTGAATAACTATATGAAAGGACGTTTGTTCCCAAAGGCGGGATCATTTTTAGAGGCGGGGAGAAATGTGAAAGGTAGTTTCGAAGAGACGAAAAAATATATTGATGAGCGGGCTGCCCAACGGGAGAAAGAATTGAAGGCATTGCCGAATGCGAGTAAGGAGTTTGTGGAGTTGGAAATGATGCGTATCAAGGCGGATGTTGCCAATAGTTATATGGCATATTTATGGTATTCTGATCTGTTGAAAGATTGTAAAACACGGGAAGAGGGAGAAAAGGTCGCTAATGATTTTAACAAGTCTATTCGAGAATATATAAATCCAATATTGAAAGAGATTTCTGCTAAGGATGAGTATTTGGAGGTTGCCGTGGTGAGAGATGTGTTGCTGAGTTGTTATGATATGGATGCTTCTATTTTTGATTTTCCGAAATCACAACGGTTGAAAGAGTTAAATGATGCTTACGTGACCGGGGATCGAATGAATGAGGAGATGACGCAATCTCTTTATGATGAGTTACATGCATTCGGCTCTAAGTTGAAAAATGCTGATTTTAAGCAGGCTTTTCTAGGACGGTTGGAAAAAAGGGCGAAATTGATGGAAGGACGCCCGGCTATTGATTTTGCTGTTGTGGATATGAACGGGAAAGAGGGAAAATTGAGTGATTATAAAGGGAAGGTGTTGTTTATTGACTTTTGGGCGACTTGGTGTATGCCTTGTTTGGGAGAAATGCCTTTCTTTAATGAGTTGAGCAAAAAGTACCCGAATGTTCAGTTTGTTGGCGTGTCTTTAGATGATAACACGGAAGTTTGGTTAAATAAATTGAAAGGAGATGCTGATCATGGGAAAGTGTTGGAGTTGTTTTCAAAGGATCCGTTGGTCCGGACAGGCTGGGATATTACAGGAATTCCTCGTTTCTTGTTGATCGATAAAGATTTCAAGATTATTTCAGCTTCTGCTCCTCGTCCATCGGAGAAAGATGTGATTACCCCGTTGTTGGAAAAGTATAATAAATAAGGGGTGGTATGAAAATAATATACGTTTTGGTTGTACTAGTTTTAAGCGTGAACGAGTGTCGTGCAGACGGTTTTAAGATCAAGGGAAGGATTGTTGGAGGAGGCGAAGGAGTGAAAGTTTTTCTCACTGATCTTTCGCAGTACAGGCATATTTATGATAGTACGGTAATTAAAAATGGAGAGTTCGAGTTTAGCGGGAGGGTTGATACGCCTGAAATGCGTTGTATCACGATTCACAAAAATGATGACAAGCGGGGGGATTGGAAAAGTACGGTGAAGTTACCGGTTTTTGTCGATAATTCATCCATGATGTTGGAGGCTCCTTATGATAGTTTACCCACGAAGATAACGAAAACAGTTCCGGCTTGCGTGAAAATCACGGGGTCTCCGACGAATGATTTGTACGTGAGTTATGACAAAGGGTTAGAGCCGTTGTCAACGTTAAATTCTGAGTTGTTCGAGAAGTATCGTGTCGCTTATTATTACGCGAAAGCGGATGATCTGGGACGTAAGAACAGGCAACCGGCTTATGATGCTTTGGAGGAGCTGGAGAATTGCAAGGACGAGATTTATCGTTACAAGGTAAATTTTATCAAAGAGAATCCGGATTCTCCGGTGGCACTATATGTTGCCGGAACTTTGTCGATAACGAAATATGGGCGGGGTGAGATTGAAAAGGTGTTGTCATTGTTGTCGGGGGCATCGCGGAATAGTGCCAAAGGGAAGGCTCTAGCCGAACGATTGAATAATATTCCGGTTTACGTGGGCGATCAATATTTGGATATTGAGATGTTGGATAAGGAGAGTAAGGAGATAAGATTGTCTGACGTGATAAAGCCCGGTAAATATACTTTGTTGGAGATTTGGGCCTCTTGGTGTGGGCCTTGCCGGGGGGATATTCCTCATCTGAAAGATGCTTATTCGGCGTATCATGCGAAAGGATTTGATATTGTGAGCGTGTCGATAGATGCTGATAAAGGGCAGTGGAAGAAGGCTTTGGAACAGGAGCAAATGCCTTGGTTGCAGGTTTGCGATAAAGGAGAAGGATTTGACGGTTTTATCGTGAAGAAATACGGGATCAGCGGGGTGCCAAGTTCTTTCCTGATCGATCCGCAAGGTAAAATCGTGCTGACGAATGCCCGTGGCGGGTGGTTGGATACGAAGTTGAAGGAATTATTTGAAAAGTAGTTAATTATCATCTTAATTGTTGTTTTCGGGGGAGTTATCTTAAAATATAGAGATAACTCCTCTTTTCGTTGAAATATTTTAATGATTTCTTGAAAAATGGGACAAATAGTTTACTTTTGTGGAGGAGATGTCGTGAATAAATTGCACTATGGCAAGAGATCTTTTGGAGAACAAGGCTTTCGAGGAGTTGTTTTCTCAGAATATGATGGTTTGGGTGAAAATTTTATTTGTTTGGCTTATTCCATTGGCAATAATGGCATGGAGTATTGTGTTCTTAATCAGAAGAAAAAGAAGATAAAATATCGTGTAGCATGAATTTCGAGAAGAGTCGGCCGGGAATTTCGGGCGACTCTTGTCTGTATAAAATAAAGTCATATCTTTGCATTTAGAATGTGAAGGTGTAGAATGAATAAGGACAATGGATTATTAGCTAAACGAATTTTTCAGGGGGATGAAGAAGCGTTTAAAATTTTGTATGAAGAGTTTTTTCATACATTGCTTGCCATCGCTTGTAAATATGTGGAGAGTGAGGTGGCGAAGGATATTGTGCAGGACACTTTTTTTAAATTGTGGACTACACCTCATAAATTTTCTGCGACCACGGATTTACGTTTTTATTTGTATCGTTCCGTACAGAATCAATGTTTGAATTATATTCGGGATAAGAAAGTGGAGGATCGTTATCGTGATCGAGCGGAGGTCGTTTCAGAAGATTTCTTTTATAACACGGTATTGGAGGAGGAAATTTTTATTCGTTTGCAACAAGCCATTGAAGAACTTCCGGAGAAATATAGGAAAGTGATAAATTTGAATTTGGAGGGATTGAGTGATAAGGAAGTTGCCTTGCGTTTAGGAATATCTATTGATGCGGTTAAACAACAGAAAAAGAGGGGAAAAGAGCAGTTGAAAGAAAAACTAAATCACCCGTTTTTGCTTTTACTAATAAATTTCTTGTAGATTTTTGTCACTTTTTATGATGTTCCGTGTCTTGTAATAAAACCCAAGAAAACATGACGGAGCAGGATAAACATATTACTCATATTGCCGATTTGATTATAGCTGAATTAACCGGGAAAATTGATGATGCCGGTCGAAACGAGCTTGAAAATTGGAAACATGAGACTCCCGAGCATTTACGATTGTATAATCTTTATCAATCACCGGATTTCATCGCTCGCAAATTTGAATTTATCAAGGAATATAGTGCTATAGAAGCTTACCAAGAATTTACAGGACGAGTGAAACAGGCAAAACACCGGAAGAGAACTTTGGCATTATATCGTTATGTGGCTGCGGTGGTATTATTATTTGTGCTAAGTGGAAGTTTTTATTTTTTCCACGACACTAAAGATGAATCCATTGCTTTCGTTCAGAAAATACAACCGGGATCTTGTAAGGCGATATTGACAGAACCAGATGGGACAAAAATAGATATTTCAGACACGACGTTTCTAGCTTTTGTTCAAAAGAGTGTGATGTCAAGAAAGAATGAGGAAGAGAAAGAGGTGGTAGAAACTCTTTATCACACGATTACGATTCCCCGGGGTGGAGAATATGATTTATTATTAAGTGACGGTAGTCGTTTGAGAATGAATTCAGAATCTGAAATTCGGGTCCCGGTGACATTTGAGAAGGGACAACGGGAAGTTTTTATGAAGGGAGAAATTTATTTTGATATAGTCCGGGATTCTTTGGCTCCTTTCGTGGTTCATACCCATCAAGGTGATATTCGTGTGTTAGGGACTTCTTTTAACGTAAGGGATTATCAAGATGAAAATTTTTTAGAAACAACTTTGGTAAACGGAAAAGTTGCTTTTGAAAGGGGAGGTAATTATAGCTATTTGAAACCGGGAGAACAATTACGCTTGAATAAAGAAGATGGAAAGACAACGGTTGAGACCGTTGATGTGCTTTTGTATTGTTCGTGGAAAGATGGAAGGTTTGTTTTCGAGAAACAACGTTTAGAGGTGATCATGAACACGATTGCCCGGTGGTATAATATTAATGTGTTCTATGAGAGTTCTTCGGTGAAAGATATTTTGTTCACGGGAAATATAAAACGATACAGTGATTTGGAGCAAGTTGTTAATATGCTGAAACTTATTAATAAAATAGATATAGAGATTAAGGATAGAAATGTTTTTGTAAGAAATAATGAATGAAAAAACAGGTGATACGCCAATATCACCTGCCTAATCCTGAAACAGATTCAGGACAGTAACTTATCTAATTTACAAATGTATGAAAAAAAAGTTCAAATGCAAGGGCTGGTATTCTGGCTTGAGAAAATGTTGTCTTATGATGAAGTTTTTCATGTTATTCATGTTGCTTACGGTACTTCAAGTGAATGCCGTGGTGAAATCGCAGGAGACATTGTTAAATGTAAACGTGGCTCGTGTTTCTTTGGTGGAGGTTTTAAAAATGATCGAATCAAAGAGTGACTATACTTGCCTTTATAGTCACGAGGATGTTGCTAAAGTAAATGACTTAACGGTTGAACTGAAAAATGTGACCGTTCAGGAAATATTGGATGTTTGTTTAAAAGGAACTAGATTGGGATATAAAATTGTGGATCAGACGATAGTGATCCGTAATTTGAGTGAAATGGAGCAAAAAAATGGAGAGGCGAAACAAAGAACTATTACGGGGCGAGTGACAGATAAGAGTGGGGTACCTCTTCCGGGAGTCACGGTGATGATTAAAGGGTTGTCAGTAGGGACGGCTACAGACGTGAATGGCGATTATAAGTTGGCAATTCCCCAAGGAGAGAAAGATTTTGTCCTTCAATTTTCTTTTGTCGGAATGAAGACACAAGAGGTGAAATATGTGGGTAAAGATACGATTAATGTGGTGTTGGAAGAGGAGGTGAATACGATGGATGAGGTTGTTATTACCGGATATCAACGTATTGATAAACGTAAAAATGCTAGTTCTGTGATCAGCGTGAAGGGATCTGAGTTACAGGAAGGTGCTGCTATTTCGATTGATAATATGTTACAGGGAAAATTGGCAGGGGTGAATATTATCAATCCGACTTCAACTCCTGGTGCAGCTCCGAAAGTGCGAATCCGGGGAGCCTCTTCTATTTCTGGAAATCGGGAACCGGTTTGGGTGGTAGATGGAATTATTTTAGAAGATCCGGTGCCTATTTCTGCTGAAGAGTTGAATAGTTTGGATAACGTGAATTTGATTGGTAATGCAATTGCCAGTATTAATCCGGAAGATATTGATCGTATTGATGTTTTGAAAGATGCATCAGCAACGGCTATATATGGAGTGAAAGCGGCTAATGGTGTGATTGTGATCACGACAAAAAAGGGTAAATATGGAAAGCCAACAGTGCATTATTCTGGTAATGTGGGAATTAGTTTGAGACCGAGTTATAATAATTTGAATCGGATGAATTCCAAAGAAAGAATTGATGTGTCTAAGGAGATTGAGGAGAGGGGATTGACGTTCGGAATAAAACCTTCTAATATCGGTTATGAGGGAGCTTTGTATGATTTGTATGCTAAACGGATTACCCAAGAACAATTTGTGGATCGGGTGTATGATCTTGAAAAAGTGAATACTGATTGGTACGATGAGCTTTTTAGAACGGACGTGTCTCATAAACATTCATTATCAATTTCGGGAGGTTCGGAGTTTGTGAATTATTATTTTTCTGCAGGATATGCAAATACAAATGCCGTGGTGAAAGGTTCTGATGTGGAGAATTATAATGCTCTTTTGAAGTTAAATTTAGAATTGAGTAAAAGATTGAATGTCGGGTTATCTTTGAGGGCTTACGCGGCAACAAAGAAATATTTGCATGGTTCTATCGATCCATATGGTTATGCTTATAATACTTCTCGTGCGATTCCCGCTTATAATAAGGATGGATCTTATTTATTCTATAATAAAACAGAAGGTTATGAAACTATCTTGAATTATAATATCCTTAATGAACGAGATAATACCGGTCGAAAGATAAAGAATCAGACAATTGATTTCATGGTGGATGTAAATTATAAAATATTGTCAGGATTGACATTCTCCGGAGTGTTTTCTCTATCAAAAGCTAATACGAAGGATTCTGAATGGGCAAACGAGAAATCATATTATATTGCGGATTTACGGGGTGTGAATTATGGTGATGAATTGCCGACCGATCGTAATTTTGTTGAAACTAGGTGCCGTTTACCTTATGGTGGGGAATTGAAAAATGATAATACATTATCATCTACATACACGGTAAGGGCTGGATTTAATTATTTCAAAAGGTTACATGAGGTGCATGAAATTGATGTGAATGTGGGGACGGAAGCTCGTTCTGTAAAATATGACGGAATATCTACTGTACAACGGGGATATTTACCGGATAGAGGTAAGAAGTTTGTTGCTATTAATGCAACAGAATGGCCTTTATATAACGAATGGTTGATGGCTAATCCGGATGTGGTGGTGGATCGTTTGACTAATGTGGTTTCTTTCTATGGGACTTTCACGTATACTTATGATGACCGTTACACGGCTAATTTTAATATCCGTACCGATGGATCCAATAAATTCGGACAGGATAAGAGTACGAAATTCTTGCCAGTATGGTCTGCCGCTGTCCGTTGGAATATTCATAACGAGGTGTTCTTTCGTAATGTCCAATGGATGAATTTATTGGCATTGAAAGGATCATACGGGGTACAAGGTAATGTACATTCGGACCAGACTCCGGATCTGATCGTGTCCATGAGTGGAATGGATGATGTTTCTAAAGAATATATGTCATCTTTAAATAAACTTCAGAATCCATATTTGAAGTGGGAAAAGACAAAATCTTATAATTTAGCTTTAGAGTTTGCATTTTTGAATAATAGGATCAGTGGTTATGCTGAATATTATTTGAAAAAAGGTGAAGATCAGATTATAACCAAACGAGTTTCAACGGTTTCCGGTAAAAGAGATGTTTCAATTAACGGGGGTGATGTGGAAAATAAGGGTTGGGAATTTACGTTAAATGGAACTCCGATAAAAACGAAGGATTTTATATGGGGACTCTCTTTGAATATGTATCAGAATTATAATAAAGTAACCAGTAAGAATCAGACGCAGACTTATGATTACAAGGATTATTTGCAAGGGAATCTGATTGTGGAGTCTAAGCCTTTGGATGGCTTTTATTCCTATAAGTTTGATGGTTTGGATGAAGAGGGGTTACCGAAATTTAAAGATATAGATGAGCCGGACGGTATCTCAAAAGAGGAAATGTTTGCTAAAGCATTTGCGTATTCCGGAAAACGGGTGGCTGATTTTAACGGAGGATTTTCGACTTATTTCAGTTTTAAAGGTTTTACATTGAACGCATTATTTGCTTTCTCTGTAGGTAAAAAAGTTCGATTGAATAATTTGTATGAATCTACAGGACAGATGTTGCCTTTGCCTCAGCAAAATATGTCTGATGAATTTGTAAATCGTTGGAGAAAAGGGATAAACGAGAATACGGATATTCCAGCGTTGTCAGATTTGAGTTTAGCTTATTCTGATATGGATCGTAAATATACAATATCCAGTAATAAGTGGGAGATGTATAATAATGCAGATTTACGGGTTGTGTCGGGTGATTTTTTGCGGATGAGAAATATTTCGTTGAGTTATAATTTGCCGGAACATCTTTATAAACACATCGGAGTGTCTGGAGTTAGTTTGCGTTTAGAGGCTGGGAATCTTTGGTTGTGGGCTAATAAGAAATTACGAGGACAGGATCCGGAACAGATGACTTTGGGATCCGGAACGGTACCTCCGACGAAGAGTTTTACTTTTGGATTAAATATTTCACTTTAAAACGAGACTGTTATGAAGAAATTGATATATATAATAGTTGTAGTACTTTTCTCTTCGTGTGGAGATTTTCTGGAAGAGAGTTCTCAAGACCTAATTATTCCTAAAACGGTAAAGGACTATAGTGAATTTTTGTTTGGGGAGGGGTATATCCGAAATAATACGTCGATTCATACGTATTTGGATATTATGACGGATGATGTTGAAGAAAAAGCGAATACATGGCCCGTTATGCAGTCAGATATTCGGGGGGATGGGTATGGTTATTTTTGTTGGCAACCGAATCCGGAGTATCGTTTTACCGGGGCGTTGAATACGGATAATGCTTGGGAAACGTATTATAGTAAGATACTTATTGCTAATAATGTCATTGATTTATTGGATGATGCGGAAGGAATTCAGAGCGATAAAGATGATTTACTGGGGGAAGCTTATTTTTTGCGTGCGTATTGTTATTTTATGCTAGTAAATTTGTACGGTGAACCTTACGAGAAAGAAACGGCTGATAAAGCTTTAGGTATTCCCTTTAATTACGAGCATAGTGTGCGGGAGCGGACATATAAACGGGAAACATTGGCACGTTCTTATGAATTGATAGAGAAAGATCTGATAAAGTCTATTCAACTTCTTGAAGCTACGGATTATACGAAAACGGTTTTTCGGATATCCAAAGGTGCTGCTTATTTGTTAGCCTCTAGATTTTATCTATACAAAAAAGACTATGAACAAGCCATTTCTTATGCGGATAAGGTTTTAACGGTAAATTCGGCTTTATATGATATTCGAACGTTAACGGAAGAAGATTATGTTTTTACGAAAGAAAATCCTGAAATTATTTGGACGTATGGTGATTATGAAGTGAATTATCTTAGTGCTGCATATCGTGGGTGTTTTCCTGTTTCAATGGCGTTTTATAATTCATTTCATGCAAATGATGCCCGAAAACGGACTTACGTGAAAGATGATTGGGGTGATTTGATTGTTGGGAAGGGTGCTGCAAATACAGGAGTATATGGTTTCGCTTTTCGTACGGCAGAGGCCTATCTGAATCGAGCAGAGGCTAATGCGGAGTTGGGGCATACGGATTTGGCTTTGGATGATATTGAACATCTGCGGAAATATCGTTATGAGGTAGAGGTTCCAATAACAGTTTCTACGAAAACAGATGTTATTCAGTTGGTTCGGCAGGAACGCCGTTTCGAGTTGTGTTTCGAGCAACATCGTTGGTTTGACCTCCGGCGTTGGGATCGTCCAAGGATAGAGCATATTTACACGACAGACATGAATAGTTCTCAAAAAGTGAAATTTGTACTTGAAGAGAATGATAAAGCGTACACGTTGCCTCTGCCTGTGGAGGTAAAAGAGTTTGACTATAATCTGGAGAATATCAATCGTCCGGAGAGAAAAGGGGTTATTGTACAATAATTAAAAGAAGAATAGGATGAGAACAAATAAATTACTATCGTTAATCATTGTATTAGGTATGGGATTTTCAGCCTGTTATGATGAGAATGACATTCATACGACGAAGGGAGATATCCCTTATGAATTGAAGGAGGGAGGGGATGCGGTCGATCAATATATTTATAAATTTTATCGAGAGAACGGATCAATTATTATGGTTGATTACGATACGATTGATTACCAGTGGAACATGAGTGGACTAGCAAAAAATGTTTATCTGACAAAACAAGAAGACCGAGTAGTTTTGATGAAGGGATTTTCTATGTTAGAAAAGACATTTTTAAGTATCTATGATATAGACTTTAAAAAGAAGTATTTTCCATTGAAATTGTTGATTGGAAAACAAGTGGGCCGGATGAATTGGGGAGTACTGGAGGATAATGCGGCCTTAGCAGGTCTTAGTTATTTGGCTTTAGGAAAAATACGGGAAGGGGTAGAGAATTTATCAGAAGAAGAGTTGAGAAGCATGCGCGAGTCAACTAACGGAGTGTTCTGGCAAGAGTATCTATTACAAAATGGTATTATTCAAGTTCCGGAGAGTTTTTATGAAGTGAGTAAAGGGTATTATCAATCGTTTTTGGAATATTTACCGGAAAATGAGGGTGTGACTGATGTGGATGTAAGAGATTATGGTTTCTGGTATAGAGATCCTTCAAATTCTTATTCATTGGTGACACCTAATAAAGAAGGTGATTTTAAAGATTTTATGGGAGTAATTCTGACGGTTCCTTATGAAGAGTTAAAACCCGTGCTAGATGCTCATAGTAAATTGAAAGATAAATATGACATCTTGGTAAATTATTTTAAGATGAAATATCAGATTGATCTTGTTGCTATTGGAAATAAACAGTTTAAATAATCAAGAATGAATGTAAGGACAGGAATACTAATCTTTGCCGGTTTATTACTGGCAAAGACTAGTGAAGCTCAGTTGTTTGGCAAAAAGTTGGGAGAGTTGAGTCCCGTGACAACCAAGCAGGATTCGGCGGTGAGTGCTAGTAATTATGCCGATATTTTAAAAGATGCGGAGGTGCATGAAGGGATGTTTAAAATATTCAAGAAAAAACAGAAAGTGTATTTTGAAATACCTCAATGTTTGTTGGATAAGGAAATGTTGCTTTCTTCACGGGTAACAGCTACAAGTAATAATACCGACGTGTCGGGAGGAGAAATGCCTCTTCATCCGTTATTGGTGAAATTTACACGGGATGATGAACAAGTGTATTTACATCGGTTGAGTCCGTTGAATCAATGCGACCCGATGTCCCCGATTTATCAATCATTGCAAAGAAATAATGTCGAGCCAATAATGGAGGCTTTTAAAATCGTGTGTGAGAATGCAGATTCTACCGGAATTGTGATTGATGTTTCTTTTTTCTTTTGTTCGGACCAGAAAGAATTAAGTCCTTTTAAACCGCGAACCCCGTTGAGTTTTATTCTTGGGGAGAATCCTTTGGAGGGGAGTTTTTCTAGTGATAAATCGACGATATTAGAAGTGAAATCATTTCCTTTAAATCTGAACATTAAAAGTCGGTTAGTGTATACCGTTGATGATTATCCTTTTACAGCTATTATGACTCGTTCGATCATTCTGTTACCGGATGAGCCTATGAGACCGCGTATATCTGATGTCCGAATCGGGTATTTCCCGTTACGAAAACATATTTATACGGAAAAGGTGGACGAGTTGAAAAAAGTAGATTATATCCAACGATGGCGAATCGAGCCTAAAGATGAGGATGTGGAGCGCTATCGTAATGGAGAACTTGTGGAACCGAAGAAGCCGATCGTGTGGTACATTGATCCCGCTATTCCGGAACGATGGAGAAAATACATTAAGTTAGGGGTTGAAGATTGGCAAGCGGCCTTTGAAGAAATTGGTTTTAAGAATGCGATAGTAGCTAAAGACTATCCGGTGGATGATCCAAATTTTGATCCGGATGATATTCGTTACTCGTGTTATCGCTATATTACGACAGAAACAGCCAATTCAATGGGTCCGGCTTGGATTGATCCTCGTTCGGGAGAAATCATACAAGCTGATGTATTATTCTACCATAACGTGATAAAGTTGTTGCATAATTGGCAATTTGTTCAATTAGCTCAGGTTGACCCTAAAGTGAGGACAAAAGTGTTTGACGAGGAAACGATGGGGCGAGCATTGCGGTATGTTGCGGCTCATGAAATTGGTCATACACTTGGGTTGATGCATAATATGGGGGCATCTTATGCTTACCCGGTAGATTCTTTGCGTTCCGTGACATTTACTCGGAAATATGGAACAACTCCTTCTATCATGGATTACGCTCGTTTTAATTATGTGGCGCAACCGGGAGACGAAGGTGTAAATTTACTTCCCCCACTTTTGGGTGTTTATGATAAATACGCCATAAAATGGGGATATGCGCCTATTGCAGTAGAGAGTCCGGAGGCAGAACGTCCGATTCTGAATCAATGGATACAAGAAAAGCAAGATGATCCGATGTATCATTATGGACCTCAGCAGTTTTCTTTGTTTTCGATTGTAGATCCGTCTGCTTTATCTGAATCTTTGGGTAATGATTGTATGAAAGCTAATCGTTACGGGATTGAAAACTTGAAATATATTACGAGCCATTTGTTAGAATGGACGTATGATGAAGGAGAGACTTTTGAGAAACCAGAAGAACTTTATCGGGAAATATTCGGTCAATACAGGAGGTATATTGAACATATTCTCGTTTATTTGGGAGGTGTTTATTTGGATGCTCCGGTTATGGGTGATCAAAAGAAAGCTTATAAATTCGTGAGCAAGGAAAAACAACAGGAAGCATTAGCTTTTATATTAGAACAATTACGGGCATTCCCAGATTGGTATTGTCAACCTGAAATAGAACGAAATTTCTCATTCGGGAATACAAAAGTGGCAGAGTATATGGGATTGGTTGTTGGTTCTTTAACGTCAAGTGGTATATTATCAAATCTTTCAGTATGGGAAAAACAGGATGGTAAAGATGCTTATACGCCAGTCGAGTATATGGACGATGTTTATAATCTGGTGATGGAACCAACGCTAAAACGTCAGGATCTTAATCATTACGAACGGGTGATGCAGTACAATTACATCTTGTCATTAATGATGGCTGAGGGAAAAGGGATTACAGGAGAGAAAGGACGACGTTCTTTGGTTGAAGGTGATCATGCTGATATATGTTCTTGTTCGACGAGCCATTTGCATGAACGTATGGCTATGAGTCCAGTCGATGGTTCTGACACGAGAATAGTGGCGAATGCTGTTTATCATTATGAGTTGGAAAAAGTTTATAAATTACTAAAACGAGTAATGAATTCTGGAGACCGGGATACACGGGCACATTATCGTAATTTGTATTTCGAGGTATCGAAGTTTTTCGAGAATTAGAATAAGGACGAGATTGATTGAAAAGTTAAATTTTTGGTCAATCTCGCTAATACAATTTTC
Proteins encoded in this region:
- a CDS encoding SusC/RagA family TonB-linked outer membrane protein: MMKFFMLFMLLTVLQVNAVVKSQETLLNVNVARVSLVEVLKMIESKSDYTCLYSHEDVAKVNDLTVELKNVTVQEILDVCLKGTRLGYKIVDQTIVIRNLSEMEQKNGEAKQRTITGRVTDKSGVPLPGVTVMIKGLSVGTATDVNGDYKLAIPQGEKDFVLQFSFVGMKTQEVKYVGKDTINVVLEEEVNTMDEVVITGYQRIDKRKNASSVISVKGSELQEGAAISIDNMLQGKLAGVNIINPTSTPGAAPKVRIRGASSISGNREPVWVVDGIILEDPVPISAEELNSLDNVNLIGNAIASINPEDIDRIDVLKDASATAIYGVKAANGVIVITTKKGKYGKPTVHYSGNVGISLRPSYNNLNRMNSKERIDVSKEIEERGLTFGIKPSNIGYEGALYDLYAKRITQEQFVDRVYDLEKVNTDWYDELFRTDVSHKHSLSISGGSEFVNYYFSAGYANTNAVVKGSDVENYNALLKLNLELSKRLNVGLSLRAYAATKKYLHGSIDPYGYAYNTSRAIPAYNKDGSYLFYNKTEGYETILNYNILNERDNTGRKIKNQTIDFMVDVNYKILSGLTFSGVFSLSKANTKDSEWANEKSYYIADLRGVNYGDELPTDRNFVETRCRLPYGGELKNDNTLSSTYTVRAGFNYFKRLHEVHEIDVNVGTEARSVKYDGISTVQRGYLPDRGKKFVAINATEWPLYNEWLMANPDVVVDRLTNVVSFYGTFTYTYDDRYTANFNIRTDGSNKFGQDKSTKFLPVWSAAVRWNIHNEVFFRNVQWMNLLALKGSYGVQGNVHSDQTPDLIVSMSGMDDVSKEYMSSLNKLQNPYLKWEKTKSYNLALEFAFLNNRISGYAEYYLKKGEDQIITKRVSTVSGKRDVSINGGDVENKGWEFTLNGTPIKTKDFIWGLSLNMYQNYNKVTSKNQTQTYDYKDYLQGNLIVESKPLDGFYSYKFDGLDEEGLPKFKDIDEPDGISKEEMFAKAFAYSGKRVADFNGGFSTYFSFKGFTLNALFAFSVGKKVRLNNLYESTGQMLPLPQQNMSDEFVNRWRKGINENTDIPALSDLSLAYSDMDRKYTISSNKWEMYNNADLRVVSGDFLRMRNISLSYNLPEHLYKHIGVSGVSLRLEAGNLWLWANKKLRGQDPEQMTLGSGTVPPTKSFTFGLNISL
- a CDS encoding RagB/SusD family nutrient uptake outer membrane protein, coding for MKKLIYIIVVVLFSSCGDFLEESSQDLIIPKTVKDYSEFLFGEGYIRNNTSIHTYLDIMTDDVEEKANTWPVMQSDIRGDGYGYFCWQPNPEYRFTGALNTDNAWETYYSKILIANNVIDLLDDAEGIQSDKDDLLGEAYFLRAYCYFMLVNLYGEPYEKETADKALGIPFNYEHSVRERTYKRETLARSYELIEKDLIKSIQLLEATDYTKTVFRISKGAAYLLASRFYLYKKDYEQAISYADKVLTVNSALYDIRTLTEEDYVFTKENPEIIWTYGDYEVNYLSAAYRGCFPVSMAFYNSFHANDARKRTYVKDDWGDLIVGKGAANTGVYGFAFRTAEAYLNRAEANAELGHTDLALDDIEHLRKYRYEVEVPITVSTKTDVIQLVRQERRFELCFEQHRWFDLRRWDRPRIEHIYTTDMNSSQKVKFVLEENDKAYTLPLPVEVKEFDYNLENINRPERKGVIVQ
- a CDS encoding putative zinc-binding metallopeptidase encodes the protein MRTNKLLSLIIVLGMGFSACYDENDIHTTKGDIPYELKEGGDAVDQYIYKFYRENGSIIMVDYDTIDYQWNMSGLAKNVYLTKQEDRVVLMKGFSMLEKTFLSIYDIDFKKKYFPLKLLIGKQVGRMNWGVLEDNAALAGLSYLALGKIREGVENLSEEELRSMRESTNGVFWQEYLLQNGIIQVPESFYEVSKGYYQSFLEYLPENEGVTDVDVRDYGFWYRDPSNSYSLVTPNKEGDFKDFMGVILTVPYEELKPVLDAHSKLKDKYDILVNYFKMKYQIDLVAIGNKQFK